One stretch of Natronobacterium gregoryi SP2 DNA includes these proteins:
- a CDS encoding glutathione S-transferase N-terminal domain-containing protein → MADITLYDLPGCPFCAKVRTKLEELDLEYDVIEVPRSHADRTDVEDVSGQTGVPVITDETQGVEGLYESDDIVEYLEETYA, encoded by the coding sequence ATGGCCGACATTACGCTATACGACTTGCCTGGCTGCCCGTTCTGTGCGAAGGTCCGAACGAAACTCGAGGAACTCGACCTCGAGTACGACGTGATCGAGGTGCCACGTTCTCACGCCGATCGAACCGACGTCGAAGACGTAAGCGGCCAGACCGGCGTCCCGGTCATCACCGACGAGACACAAGGCGTCGAAGGACTGTACGAGAGCGACGACATCGTCGAGTATCTGGAAGAGACGTACGCCTGA